A genomic window from Schistocerca serialis cubense isolate TAMUIC-IGC-003099 chromosome 4, iqSchSeri2.2, whole genome shotgun sequence includes:
- the LOC126473656 gene encoding 26S proteasome non-ATPase regulatory subunit 11, translating to MAGAMLFERARAVSSTNREEGIDLLNKIVRDQEIAENDEDTIRVKEQGILQLGELYKKEGKAKELADLIKATRPFLSHISKAKAAKLVRSLVDFFLDLEAGIGIEVQLCKECIEWAKEERRTFLRQSLEARLIALYFDTGMFSEALSLGSTLLKELKKLDDKNLLVEVQLLESKTYHALSNLPKARAALTSARTTANAIYCPPKLQASLDLQSGILHAADEKDFKTAYSYFYEAFEGYDSVECPKALTALKYMLLSKIMLNNPEDVHQIISGKLALKYAGKDIEAMKSVAQASHKRSLADFQHALKTYKKELEDDVIVRAHLGTLYDNMLEQNLCRIIEPYSRVQVEYISQSIKLPMQQVEKKLSQMILDKKFHGILDQGEGVLIVFEDTPVDKTYETALETIHSMGKVVDTLYQKAKKLS from the coding sequence ATGGCTGGTGCAATGTTATTCGAGAGGGCTCGTGCTGTTTCCAGCACAAATAGAGAAGAAGGTATTGATTTGCTGAATAAAATTGTGCGGGATCAAGAAATTGCCGAGAATGACGAAGATACCATCCGAGTTAAGGAGCAAGGCATCTTGCAACTTGGTGAGCTGTACAAGAAGGAAGGTAAAGCTAAGGAGCTTGCTGACCTAATCAAAGCAACTAGGCCTTTTTTAAGCCATATAAGCAAAGCCAAGGCAGCAAAATTGGTGAGATCACTTGTTGACTTTTTCTTAGATTTAGAAGCTGGCATAGGAATAGAAGTGCAATTGTGTAAAGAGTGTATAGAATGggcaaaagaagaaagaagaacgtTCTTGAGGCAATCGCTGGAAGCTCGGCTCATAGCCCTGTACTTCGACACTGGCATGTTTTCAGAAGCTTTATCTCTTGGATCTACTCTGCTAAAGGAGTTGAAGAAACTGGATGATAAAAATTTGCTTGTAGAAGTCCagcttctggaaagtaaaacataccaCGCTCTAAGTAATCTTCCCAAAGCACGAGCAGCACTTACATCAGCAAGAACAACGGCAAATGCTATTTACTGCCCCCCAAAGTTGCAAGCATCATTGGATTTGCAGTCTGGGATTCTTCATGCTGCTGATGAAAAGGACTTCAAGACAGCATATTCTTACTTCTATGAAGCATTTGAAGGTTACGACAGTGTGGAATGCCCAAAAGCGTTGACAGCTCTCAAGTATATGTTACTTTCGAAAATAATGCTGAACAATCCTGAAGATGTACATCAAATTATAAGTGGTAAATTGGCGTTGAAGTATGCAGGCAAGGATATAGAGGCAATGAAGTCTGTGGCCCAAGCAAGTCACAAGAGGTCACTTGCTGATTTTCAACATGCTCTTAAAACCTATAAGAAAGAGTTAGAAGATGATGTGATTGTGCGTGCACATTTAGGAACATTGTATGACAATATGTTAGAACAAAATCTTTGCCGTATTATTGAACCATATTCCAGAGTTCAAGTGGAATACATATCTCAGTCTATTAAACTCCCAATGCAACAAGTGGAGAAGAAATTGTCGCAGATGATCCTTGACAAAAAGTTTCATGGTATTTTGGACCAAGGTGAAGGTGTTCTTATTGTGTTTGAAGACACTCCAGTGGATAAGACATATGAAACAGCTCTAGAAACAATACATAGCATGGGAAAGGTGGTGGACACTTTGTACCAGAAAGCAAAGAAACTGTCATAA